Within the Senegalia massiliensis genome, the region AGAAATGAAGCTATACTCCAAGCATTTAGAATACTTTCTCAATTTGATATACCAAAAGGATCTGTAAAGGATATGAAGAAAAGACTTCAAAATGAAACTTTATATACTTCTATTATGGATACTACAAAAAAATCTTATTTTATAAAATGTCATGATAATATAAATATACAGTCATTTTGTTTAGATGATTATGAAGATGAAAAGGATATAAAATTTATTGAACTTGAAAAGGGAATGAACTTGTAGAAAGGGGATAAAAATATGTTAAAAGATGAAGCTAAAAAATATATTGAATCAGAACTTAAATATGGTGATAAAAGACATTTATATCATTATAACTGTGCAGAAGTAGTGCTAAATGCTTGCAATGACTATTACAATTTAAACTTAGATAAAAACACTTTAAAAGTAATGGCACCTTTTGGCGGTGGTTTATGTTCTGAAAAAACTTGTGGAATTCTTACAGGAGGAGCTGCAGCAATAGGAATTATGTTTGCAGAAAATAAGCCAAGTGAAAATATTAAGATGAAAGAAATAGCTAAAAAATGGATAGAGGAATT harbors:
- a CDS encoding C-GCAxxG-C-C family protein is translated as MLKDEAKKYIESELKYGDKRHLYHYNCAEVVLNACNDYYNLNLDKNTLKVMAPFGGGLCSEKTCGILTGGAAAIGIMFAENKPSENIKMKEIAKKWIEEFEKEFKNTDCKVIKETKRDENEGCKPLIIQGAEILEEIINEYK